Proteins encoded together in one Streptomyces sp. NA04227 window:
- a CDS encoding YlxR family protein, with the protein MSGRTHARSCPERTCLGCRERAAKSDLLRIVLSGDECVPDHRGTLPGRGAYVHPAPVCLDLAIRRRAFPRAFKVKGPLDTAALSRVVEDSSRSTAENGG; encoded by the coding sequence GTGTCTGGCCGGACGCACGCCCGGTCCTGCCCCGAGCGCACCTGCCTGGGGTGTCGGGAGCGAGCGGCCAAGAGCGATCTGCTGCGGATCGTGCTGAGCGGGGACGAATGCGTTCCCGATCATCGCGGTACGCTGCCCGGCCGGGGTGCGTATGTGCATCCCGCCCCGGTCTGTCTCGACCTGGCGATCCGTCGCCGGGCGTTCCCCCGGGCCTTCAAGGTCAAGGGGCCGCTCGACACCGCGGCCCTGAGCCGGGTGGTCGAAGACAGCAGCCGCTCCACCGCCGAGAACGGCGGCTGA
- the infB gene encoding translation initiation factor IF-2, with amino-acid sequence MAKVRVYELAKEFGVESKVVMAKLQELGEFVRSASSTIEAPVVRKLTDAFEQGSGSGKSAKPAPRKTAPAKSAGSAPTPAPPGAAKPGGAPRADKPAGDRPAAPKPGAPKPPAAEKPAAAAPGPRPTPGPKPPAAPKPASAPAASAGAPEFTAPPAAPSPAPSRPGGRPGGAPKPGTARPATPGQGQAPGRGDRPAPGGAPRSGGQAPRPAGQAPRPGGRPAGPRPGNNPFTSGGSTGMARPQAPRPGGAPRPGGAGAPGGAPRPGGPGAPGAPRPQGGQGAPRPQAGPGGGRPTPGGMPRPQAPRPGGGPGGPGRPNPGMMPQRPAAGPRPGGGPGGGRGPGGGGRPGGAGRPGGGGGFAGRPGGGGGGGRPGGGGGFAGRPGGPGGGGGFGGGGGGRPGFGGRPGGPGGRGGTQGAFGRPGGPARRGRKSKRQRRQEYEAMQAPSVGGVMLPRGNGETIRLSRGASLTDFAEKINANPASLVAVMMNLGEMVTATQSVSDDTLEMLASEMNYTIQIVSPEEEDRELLESFDLEFGEDEGGEAALVSRPPVVTVMGHVDHGKTRLLDAIRKTNVIAGEAGGITQHIGAYQVTTEVNAEERRITFIDTPGHEAFTAMRARGAKSTDIAILVVAANDGVMPQTIEALNHAKAAEVPIVVAVNKIDVEGADPTKVRGQLTEYGLVAEEYGGDTMFVDISAKQGLHIDSLLEAVILTADASLDLRANPEQDAQGIAIEAHLDKGRGATATVLVQRGTLRVGETMVVGDAYGRVRAMLDDLGNNVEEAGPSTPVQVLGLTNVPGAGDNFIVVDEDRTARQIAEKRAARERNAAFAKRTRRVSLEDLDKVLKAGEVQQLNLIIKGDASGSVEALESSLLQLDVGEEVDIRVLHRGVGAVTESDIDLAMGSDAIVIGFNVRAAGRATQMAEREGVDVRYYSVIYQAIEEIEAALKGMLKPEYEEVELGTAEIREVFKSSKLGNIAGVLIRSGEVKRNTKARLIRDGKVIAESLNIEGLRRFKDDVTEIREGFEGGINLGNFNDIKVDDVIATYEMREKPRV; translated from the coding sequence GTGGCTAAGGTCCGGGTATACGAACTCGCCAAGGAGTTCGGTGTGGAGAGCAAGGTCGTCATGGCCAAGCTCCAGGAACTCGGTGAATTCGTCCGTTCGGCGTCCTCGACAATCGAGGCGCCCGTCGTACGCAAACTTACTGATGCATTCGAGCAGGGCTCGGGCTCCGGCAAGTCCGCGAAGCCTGCCCCGCGCAAGACCGCGCCCGCCAAGAGCGCGGGCAGCGCCCCGACGCCCGCACCTCCGGGTGCGGCGAAGCCCGGTGGCGCACCGCGTGCCGACAAGCCGGCGGGCGACCGTCCGGCGGCACCGAAGCCGGGAGCGCCCAAGCCCCCGGCCGCGGAGAAGCCGGCGGCGGCAGCCCCCGGCCCGCGTCCCACGCCGGGTCCCAAGCCGCCCGCGGCGCCCAAGCCCGCGTCGGCCCCGGCCGCCTCGGCCGGTGCCCCGGAGTTCACGGCACCGCCTGCCGCGCCCTCCCCGGCGCCCTCGCGTCCGGGCGGTCGTCCCGGTGGCGCGCCCAAGCCCGGTACGGCCCGTCCGGCCACGCCCGGCCAGGGTCAGGCTCCCGGCCGCGGTGACCGTCCGGCTCCCGGCGGCGCTCCGCGTTCCGGTGGCCAGGCGCCCCGTCCCGCAGGTCAGGCCCCGCGTCCCGGTGGCCGTCCGGCAGGCCCGCGTCCGGGCAACAACCCCTTCACCTCCGGCGGTTCCACCGGCATGGCGCGCCCGCAGGCGCCCCGTCCGGGTGGCGCCCCGCGTCCCGGCGGCGCCGGTGCGCCCGGTGGTGCCCCGCGTCCGGGTGGTCCCGGTGCGCCCGGTGCTCCCCGTCCGCAGGGCGGTCAGGGTGCGCCTCGTCCGCAGGCCGGTCCCGGCGGCGGTCGTCCGACTCCGGGCGGCATGCCGCGTCCGCAGGCGCCCCGCCCCGGCGGCGGCCCCGGCGGTCCGGGCCGTCCGAACCCCGGCATGATGCCGCAGCGTCCGGCCGCGGGCCCCCGCCCCGGCGGCGGTCCCGGTGGCGGTCGTGGTCCCGGCGGCGGTGGCCGTCCGGGTGGTGCAGGTCGTCCCGGTGGCGGCGGCGGCTTCGCCGGTCGTCCCGGCGGTGGTGGCGGCGGCGGTCGTCCCGGTGGCGGCGGCGGTTTCGCCGGTCGTCCCGGTGGTCCCGGCGGTGGTGGCGGCTTCGGCGGTGGCGGCGGTGGCCGTCCCGGCTTCGGCGGTCGTCCCGGTGGTCCCGGTGGCCGTGGTGGCACGCAGGGCGCCTTCGGTCGTCCCGGCGGTCCGGCCCGTCGTGGCCGCAAGTCGAAGCGGCAGCGGCGCCAGGAGTACGAGGCCATGCAGGCCCCGTCGGTCGGCGGTGTGATGCTGCCTCGCGGCAACGGCGAGACCATTCGCCTGTCGCGCGGTGCCTCGCTCACCGACTTCGCGGAGAAGATCAACGCCAACCCGGCGTCGCTCGTCGCGGTCATGATGAACCTCGGCGAAATGGTCACCGCGACCCAGTCCGTCTCGGACGACACGCTGGAAATGCTGGCGTCGGAGATGAACTACACGATCCAGATCGTCAGCCCCGAGGAGGAGGACCGCGAGCTTCTCGAGTCCTTCGACCTGGAGTTCGGCGAGGACGAGGGCGGCGAGGCCGCGCTGGTCTCCCGTCCGCCGGTGGTGACCGTCATGGGTCACGTCGACCACGGTAAGACCCGACTCCTCGACGCGATCCGCAAGACGAACGTCATCGCGGGCGAGGCCGGCGGCATCACCCAGCACATCGGTGCCTACCAGGTCACGACCGAGGTCAACGCCGAAGAGCGACGGATCACCTTCATCGACACCCCGGGTCACGAGGCGTTCACCGCCATGCGTGCCCGTGGTGCCAAGTCGACCGACATCGCGATCCTCGTGGTGGCGGCCAACGACGGTGTGATGCCGCAGACGATCGAGGCCCTGAACCACGCCAAGGCGGCCGAGGTGCCGATCGTGGTCGCGGTCAACAAGATCGACGTCGAGGGCGCCGACCCGACCAAGGTGCGCGGTCAGCTGACCGAGTACGGCCTGGTGGCCGAGGAGTACGGCGGCGACACCATGTTCGTCGACATCTCCGCCAAGCAGGGTCTGCACATCGACAGCCTCCTGGAGGCCGTCATCCTCACCGCGGACGCCTCGCTCGACCTGCGTGCCAACCCGGAGCAGGACGCGCAGGGCATCGCGATCGAGGCCCACCTGGACAAGGGCCGCGGTGCCACCGCGACCGTCCTGGTCCAGCGCGGCACCCTGCGGGTCGGCGAGACGATGGTCGTCGGCGACGCCTACGGCCGCGTCCGCGCGATGCTCGACGACCTCGGCAACAACGTCGAGGAAGCGGGCCCGTCGACGCCGGTCCAGGTCCTGGGTCTGACCAACGTCCCGGGCGCCGGCGACAACTTCATCGTCGTCGACGAGGACCGTACGGCCCGTCAGATCGCCGAGAAGCGTGCCGCCCGCGAGCGCAACGCCGCCTTCGCCAAGCGCACCCGCCGGGTGTCCCTCGAGGACCTGGACAAGGTGCTCAAGGCGGGCGAGGTCCAGCAGCTCAACCTCATCATCAAGGGCGACGCGTCCGGTTCGGTCGAGGCCCTGGAGTCCTCGCTGCTCCAGCTCGACGTCGGCGAAGAGGTCGACATCCGGGTGCTGCACCGCGGTGTCGGTGCGGTCACCGAGTCGGACATCGACCTGGCCATGGGCTCCGACGCCATCGTCATCGGCTTCAACGTGCGCGCCGCCGGGCGTGCCACGCAGATGGCCGAGCGCGAGGGTGTGGACGTCCGCTACTACTCGGTCATCTACCAGGCGATCGAGGAGATCGAGGCGGCCCTCAAGGGCATGCTCAAGCCGGAGTACGAAGAGGTCGAGCTCGGTACGGCGGAGATCCGCGAGGTCTTCAAGTCGTCCAAGCTGGGCAACATCGCGGGTGTTCTCATCCGCTCCGGCGAGGTCAAGCGGAACACCAAGGCCCGCCTCATCCGCGACGGCAAGGTCATCGCGGAGAGCCTCAACATCGAGGGTCTGCGCCGCTTCAAGGACGACGTCACCGAGATCCGCGAAGGCTTCGAGGGTGGTATCAACCTCGGAAACTTCAACGACATCAAGGTCGACGACGTCATCGCGACCTACGAGATGCGCGAGAAGCCGCGCGTCTGA
- a CDS encoding DUF503 domain-containing protein: MYVGTLSFDLLLGDVRSLKEKRSVVRPIVADLQRKYAVSAAEVEHLDLHRRAGIGLAMVSGDAGHLNDVLDRCERLVAGRPEVELLSVRRRFHGEDD, translated from the coding sequence ATGTATGTGGGGACTCTGTCCTTCGATCTGCTTCTCGGCGACGTACGGTCGCTGAAGGAGAAGCGTTCCGTGGTCCGCCCGATCGTCGCCGATCTCCAGCGCAAGTACGCGGTGAGCGCGGCGGAGGTCGAGCACCTGGATCTGCACCGCAGGGCCGGTATCGGCCTTGCCATGGTGTCCGGCGACGCCGGGCATCTGAACGACGTGCTCGACCGCTGCGAGCGTCTGGTGGCGGGGCGGCCCGAGGTGGAACTGCTGTCGGTACGACGGCGGTTCCACGGCGAGGACGACTGA
- the rbfA gene encoding 30S ribosome-binding factor RbfA gives MADNARAKRLADLIREVVASKLQRGIKDPRLGTHVTITDTRVTGDLREATVFYTVYGDDEERAAAAAGLESAKGVLRSEVGRAAGVKFTPTLTFVADALPDTARTIEDLLDKARASDEKVREASAGAAYAGGADPYRKPEDEDDTEDGDAAS, from the coding sequence GTGGCCGACAACGCGCGAGCGAAGAGGCTGGCGGACCTCATCCGGGAGGTGGTGGCCAGCAAGCTCCAGCGGGGCATCAAGGACCCCCGGCTCGGGACGCACGTGACCATCACGGACACCAGGGTCACCGGTGACCTGCGGGAGGCGACCGTCTTCTACACCGTGTACGGGGACGACGAGGAGCGCGCGGCGGCGGCCGCGGGCCTGGAGAGCGCCAAGGGCGTGCTCCGCAGCGAGGTGGGCCGGGCCGCGGGTGTGAAGTTCACCCCGACCCTGACCTTCGTCGCCGATGCCCTCCCGGACACTGCCCGCACCATCGAGGACCTCCTGGACAAGGCACGCGCCTCCGACGAGAAGGTCCGCGAGGCCTCCGCCGGTGCGGCGTACGCGGGCGGGGCGGATCCGTACCGCAAGCCGGAGGACGAGGACGACACCGAGGACGGCGACGCCGCTTCATGA
- the truB gene encoding tRNA pseudouridine(55) synthase TruB produces MSEQKTRTPDGLVIVDKPSGFTSHDVVAKMRGIARTRRVGHAGTLDPMATGVLVLGVERATKLLGHLALTEKEYLGTIRLGQDTVTDDAEGEITSSAGAHGLARGAVDAEIAKLTGDIMQVPSKVSAIKIDGKRSYKRAREGEEFEIPARPVTVSSFLVHDLREATAEDGTPVVDLVVSVVCSSGTYIRALARDIGAALGTGGHLTALRRTRVGPYRLAEAHSLEALQEELTVMPVAKAAEAAFPRWNVDARRGELLVNGVRLDMPEQYAGRGAVAVFGPDGRFLVLVEESKGKAKSLAVFV; encoded by the coding sequence ATGAGCGAGCAGAAAACCAGGACGCCCGACGGCCTTGTGATTGTGGACAAGCCGTCGGGCTTCACTTCGCACGACGTGGTGGCGAAGATGCGCGGGATCGCCAGGACCCGCCGTGTCGGTCACGCCGGAACACTCGACCCGATGGCGACCGGAGTGCTCGTCCTCGGCGTCGAGCGCGCCACCAAGCTTCTCGGGCACCTCGCGCTGACCGAGAAGGAGTACCTCGGCACCATCCGGCTCGGTCAGGACACCGTGACCGACGACGCCGAGGGCGAGATCACCTCCTCGGCGGGAGCCCACGGCCTCGCCCGCGGGGCCGTGGACGCCGAGATCGCGAAGCTCACCGGCGACATCATGCAGGTGCCGTCCAAGGTCAGCGCGATCAAGATCGACGGCAAGCGCAGCTACAAACGGGCCCGCGAGGGCGAGGAGTTCGAGATCCCGGCCCGGCCGGTCACGGTCTCCTCCTTCCTCGTGCACGATCTGCGGGAGGCCACCGCCGAGGACGGCACCCCCGTCGTCGACCTGGTCGTCTCCGTGGTCTGCTCCTCGGGGACGTACATCCGCGCGCTCGCCCGGGACATCGGTGCCGCGCTCGGCACCGGTGGACATCTGACCGCTCTGCGGCGCACCCGCGTCGGCCCCTACCGGCTCGCCGAGGCGCACAGCCTCGAAGCGCTCCAGGAGGAGCTGACCGTGATGCCCGTGGCGAAGGCGGCCGAGGCGGCCTTCCCGCGCTGGAACGTCGACGCGCGCCGCGGCGAACTGCTCGTCAACGGCGTCCGCCTGGACATGCCCGAGCAGTACGCGGGCCGGGGCGCCGTCGCCGTGTTCGGTCCGGACGGCCGTTTCCTCGTTCTCGTCGAGGAGTCGAAGGGCAAGGCCAAGAGCCTGGCCGTGTTCGTCTGA
- a CDS encoding serine protease: MTVRDGLGEKTSELGGVLVRICDLAGRVRGMGFAADEQGTVITSHEAVDGLPRLVLHAPGDRVCVVTPEAITEVPGSDLALIGTEGLGLPPLPVTVRDSIPAGSYVRMAAHGWRDARVLGRSPVTYTSTDRFHLVTGAVELAVGAEGSQALRLGGQAAGGPVLDAATGSVLAVLGSALQAGHGAAGFAVTLRDAAAAEPTGPVAELLRRNAATVPGFGADLNLAGVLHLTATATGSDGPRPSPAHTEGHVERPWLTREFDDFVRGESAVLALVGVPGSGRTTELAALAASRLGGSAPQPTLWLRGADLLAEDDSLADAVARALDRAARILAASQDGAPLADGGPRDTAGAGGARGRGEERGRSSGSGGPAAQRSGADSGPRHRPAAERRPERLTGPTGHPVAFGDISPERVARLSADAGRPLLLLLDGPEEMPVGLSQRLAEWSAGTSGWLRDTGARLVVACRGEYWEQAGAHFPAKQLHGSADERLPACVRLGPLGEIEAKSLRTRCDLPEQLVSETCARHPLALRLLGDLRRTLPGEVPGRPSREEVLSAWLDLACLRAAVRLTEQRPCAGGALRRLAARVCGQVHEAARRCLGAGQGSLDRLDFEELFPWRTGWAAAVLTEGLFVPAGEGYRFADEEFGDWIQGFHLDLDSALWALVHNRRRRTDTSPHRAPVPQQRRRRTHRKRPPLPHRPLPLPRHRIGPVAQAMLMLGRDRGDAELGDRLAELTEALDELTQLGEHAPPGAGDAVWWSAHLLTEVCSRLPDATPQLNVLRMLAGRVVAWRTEGRRTCAEFGPDFWAGLPLAEEERFDLLRRLVVADGSPGSDSRYLDAAADLLRADPPTGQRRLTEWFTDERRLAATPQAAVAEAAQALLHTHRGLALDELIEALVDCAHGRADELLATLAQEEPSALCRAVDRWAHDERPDRHVAAAAYATLAARHAHLEADRELLRFAALTLLSRTGDCTLHGSALALLVRDPLTRERHLPEALRHFASGQARVPVDALLVALPSDPEAVLAACRTRLLLPGHLAEATELLDALAQVTSPASSRRVATLVQDVVRRRPQTAAAVAAYAERRLEQGAHARSVLLPLLTGLLREEGPEVRAALALVAVRPGTAASRPLRREILDVFLAHEEDPEVLYALIAALAECAPQRGDEESHDLVHRTGTLLARTPQGASRLDRGLVELARATPGFAALLSRWLTDYPASWSPLLGPGTRRTIENLAAEPVGV; encoded by the coding sequence ATGACGGTACGGGACGGGCTCGGCGAGAAGACGTCGGAACTCGGCGGGGTCCTGGTACGGATCTGCGATCTCGCGGGCCGGGTGCGCGGCATGGGCTTCGCCGCGGACGAGCAGGGCACCGTGATCACCAGTCACGAGGCGGTGGACGGGCTGCCGCGCCTGGTGCTGCACGCGCCGGGCGACCGGGTCTGTGTGGTCACACCCGAGGCGATCACCGAGGTCCCGGGCTCGGATCTGGCCCTGATCGGCACCGAGGGCCTCGGCCTGCCACCACTGCCGGTCACCGTGCGCGACAGCATCCCCGCGGGCTCCTACGTACGGATGGCCGCGCACGGCTGGCGGGACGCGCGGGTGCTCGGCCGCTCACCGGTCACCTACACCTCCACCGACCGCTTCCACCTGGTGACCGGCGCCGTCGAACTGGCCGTCGGCGCCGAGGGCAGCCAGGCGCTCAGGCTCGGCGGACAGGCGGCGGGCGGGCCGGTGCTCGACGCGGCGACCGGATCGGTGCTCGCCGTCCTTGGCAGCGCCCTCCAGGCCGGACACGGCGCGGCCGGATTCGCGGTGACCCTGCGGGACGCGGCCGCCGCCGAACCCACCGGCCCGGTCGCCGAGCTGCTGCGGCGCAACGCCGCGACCGTGCCCGGCTTCGGCGCCGATCTCAACCTCGCGGGAGTCCTGCACCTCACCGCCACCGCGACCGGCTCCGACGGCCCGCGCCCCTCGCCCGCACACACCGAGGGGCATGTGGAACGCCCTTGGCTGACAAGGGAGTTCGACGACTTCGTACGGGGCGAGAGTGCGGTGCTCGCACTGGTCGGCGTGCCCGGCAGCGGGCGTACCACCGAACTCGCCGCGCTCGCCGCGAGCCGGCTCGGCGGATCGGCGCCCCAGCCGACGCTGTGGCTGCGCGGCGCCGACCTGCTGGCGGAGGACGACTCCTTGGCCGACGCCGTCGCCCGGGCGCTGGACCGCGCGGCCCGTATCCTCGCCGCCTCCCAGGACGGTGCGCCGCTCGCGGACGGCGGGCCCCGGGACACGGCGGGGGCGGGCGGAGCGCGGGGGAGGGGCGAGGAACGGGGGCGGAGCTCCGGCTCGGGCGGCCCGGCCGCCCAGCGCTCCGGAGCGGACTCCGGTCCGCGCCACCGGCCCGCCGCCGAACGCCGTCCGGAGCGACTGACCGGTCCCACCGGGCATCCTGTCGCCTTCGGGGACATCTCCCCGGAGCGGGTCGCCCGGCTGTCCGCCGACGCGGGGCGGCCGCTGCTGCTCCTGCTCGACGGACCCGAGGAGATGCCCGTCGGGCTGTCCCAGCGCCTCGCCGAGTGGAGCGCCGGGACCTCGGGCTGGCTCCGGGACACCGGTGCCCGGCTGGTGGTCGCCTGCCGGGGCGAGTACTGGGAGCAGGCGGGCGCACACTTTCCGGCCAAGCAGTTGCACGGAAGCGCCGACGAGCGCCTGCCCGCCTGCGTACGCCTGGGGCCGCTCGGCGAGATCGAGGCGAAGAGCCTGCGCACCCGTTGCGACCTGCCGGAGCAGCTCGTTTCCGAGACCTGTGCGCGGCATCCGCTGGCGCTGCGGCTGCTCGGCGATCTGCGGCGCACCCTGCCCGGCGAGGTGCCGGGGCGGCCCTCGCGCGAGGAGGTCCTGTCGGCCTGGCTGGATCTGGCCTGTCTGCGGGCCGCGGTGCGGCTGACGGAGCAACGCCCGTGCGCGGGCGGAGCGTTGCGCCGCCTCGCCGCCCGGGTCTGCGGACAGGTGCACGAGGCCGCACGGCGCTGCCTCGGCGCCGGACAGGGCTCCTTGGACCGGCTCGACTTCGAGGAACTGTTCCCCTGGCGTACGGGCTGGGCGGCCGCGGTGCTCACCGAGGGGCTGTTCGTCCCCGCGGGCGAGGGCTACCGCTTCGCCGACGAGGAGTTCGGCGACTGGATCCAGGGCTTCCACCTGGACCTGGACTCCGCACTGTGGGCCCTGGTGCACAACCGGCGCCGCCGGACGGACACCTCGCCGCACCGGGCGCCGGTTCCCCAGCAGCGCAGGCGCCGCACCCACCGCAAACGCCCCCCGCTGCCGCACCGTCCACTGCCCCTGCCACGGCACCGCATCGGCCCCGTGGCACAGGCCATGCTGATGCTCGGCCGGGACCGCGGGGACGCCGAACTGGGCGACAGGCTGGCCGAGTTGACCGAGGCCCTGGACGAGCTGACCCAGCTCGGCGAGCACGCGCCGCCCGGCGCCGGGGACGCCGTCTGGTGGTCCGCGCATCTGCTGACCGAGGTCTGCTCCCGGCTACCCGACGCCACGCCCCAGCTGAACGTGCTGCGGATGCTGGCCGGACGGGTGGTCGCCTGGCGCACCGAGGGCCGCCGGACCTGTGCCGAGTTCGGTCCGGACTTCTGGGCCGGGCTGCCGCTCGCCGAGGAGGAACGGTTCGACCTGTTGCGACGCCTGGTCGTGGCGGACGGCTCGCCCGGCAGCGACAGCCGCTACCTCGACGCGGCCGCCGATCTGCTGCGCGCCGACCCGCCCACCGGCCAGCGCAGGCTCACCGAGTGGTTCACCGACGAGCGCAGACTCGCGGCCACCCCACAGGCCGCCGTCGCCGAGGCCGCCCAGGCACTCCTCCACACGCACCGCGGGCTCGCCCTGGACGAGCTCATCGAGGCACTGGTGGACTGCGCGCACGGCAGGGCCGACGAACTGCTCGCCACCCTCGCCCAGGAGGAACCTTCCGCCCTGTGCCGGGCCGTGGACCGCTGGGCCCACGACGAACGCCCCGACCGTCACGTAGCCGCGGCCGCCTACGCCACCCTCGCCGCGCGCCACGCCCACCTGGAGGCCGACCGTGAACTCCTGCGCTTCGCCGCGCTCACCCTGCTCTCGCGCACCGGCGACTGCACCCTGCACGGCAGCGCGCTGGCCCTGCTCGTACGCGATCCGCTGACCCGCGAGCGCCATCTGCCCGAAGCCCTGCGGCACTTCGCCTCCGGCCAGGCCCGGGTGCCGGTCGACGCGCTGCTCGTCGCCCTGCCCTCGGACCCCGAGGCGGTGCTCGCCGCCTGCCGCACGCGGCTGCTGCTTCCCGGCCACCTCGCCGAGGCGACGGAACTCCTCGACGCCCTCGCCCAGGTCACCTCGCCCGCCTCGTCCCGGCGCGTGGCCACCCTGGTCCAGGACGTGGTGCGGCGCCGTCCGCAGACCGCGGCCGCCGTCGCCGCGTACGCCGAGCGCAGGCTGGAGCAGGGTGCCCACGCCAGGTCCGTACTGCTGCCACTGCTCACCGGGCTGCTGCGGGAGGAAGGCCCCGAGGTACGGGCAGCCCTCGCGCTGGTCGCGGTGCGCCCCGGCACCGCCGCGTCCCGGCCGCTGCGCCGGGAGATCCTCGACGTGTTCCTCGCCCACGAGGAGGACCCCGAGGTCCTGTACGCACTGATCGCCGCACTCGCCGAGTGCGCCCCGCAGCGCGGCGACGAGGAGAGCCACGACCTGGTCCATCGCACCGGAACCCTGCTCGCCCGCACCCCGCAGGGAGCCTCCCGCCTGGACCGCGGCCTGGTGGAGCTCGCCCGCGCGACCCCCGGCTTCGCCGCTCTCCTCTCCCGCTGGCTCACCGACTACCCGGCCTCCTGGTCCCCTCTGCTGGGCCCCGGCACCCGGCGCACGATCGAGAACCTCGCGGCGGAGCCGGTGGGGGTGTGA